From Rutidosis leptorrhynchoides isolate AG116_Rl617_1_P2 chromosome 3, CSIRO_AGI_Rlap_v1, whole genome shotgun sequence, a single genomic window includes:
- the LOC139900557 gene encoding isocitrate dehydrogenase [NADP]-like, protein MVNRSKFCLHLAKWYYFSQSVDVSSIVPEGEGEKIDLEVYNLAGAGGVALSLYNTDESITAFAEPSMNRAYQKKWPLYLSTKNTILKKYDGRFKYIFQEVYESNWQSKFEAAAICTRSLGLMTSVLVSPQKKNVLIIQFILFARTFNFFWFYNGIASILAWTRGLAHRAMLDNNSKLLEFTEKLEAACIGTIESGKMTKDLALIIHGSKMSREHYLNTEEFIDAVANELKARVVGKSALYVSS, encoded by the exons ATGGTTAATCGGTCGAAGTTCTGTTTACATTTAGCCAAATGGTATTACTTTTCTCAATCGGTCGATGTTTCTTCAATCG TTCCAGAAGGAGAAGGTGAAAAAATAGACTTGGAGGTTTACAACCTCGCTGGTGCTGGAGGGGTAGCTTTGTCACTGTACAACACTGACGAG TCGATCACTGCTTTTGCGGAGCCCTCAATGAACAGGGCTTATCAGAAAAAGTGGCCACTTTATCTTAGCACCAAGAACACTATTCTTAAGAAATATGATGGAAG ATTCAAGTATATTTTCCAAGAAGTTTATGAAAGCAACTGGCAATCAAAGTTTGAGGCTGCTGCAATATG CACAAG ATCTCTCGGCTTGATGACATCAGTCTTGGTAAGCCCTCAGAAAAaaaacgttttaattattcaatttATTTTGTTTGCGCGTACATTTAATTTCTTCTGGTTTTATAACGGCATAGCATCTATCTTGGCTTGGACTCGTGGGCTAGCCCATAG GGCAATGTTGGATAACAACTCTAAGCTTTTGGAGTTCACTGAGAAGCTAGAAGCTGCATGTATTGGCACCATTGAATCTGGGAAGATGACTAAGGATCTTGCACTCATTATTCATGGTTCCAA GATGAGTAGGGAGCACTACTTGAACACTGAAGAATTTATTGACGCTGTAGCAAACGAGCTGAAAGCAAGAGTTGTGGGCAAATCGGCACTGTATGTATCGTCCTAa